CTTGCCCCAGCCATGCGGCGAGTCGCGACATTCGCCACAAATGGCGCACCaactgccagcgccagcgccagcgccagcgcttcCAGCTTCAGTGTGCTCCAGCTGCTCATGTGTACAACTGCTGGCGGTGTCCGACTTGGCCAACTGCTCATAGTTTGCAATAACATCGGACACATGTTTGTAGTCTGGCTCCTCCGCCTGCttttcctcctcctcctcctcttcttCGTCTATGAGCACAGTCTGTGCCTCGCCAGCTGTTGGCGTTTGCTTGTGCtccagttgcagcagctcttGCTTTTGCTCCTCGTTGTCCAGCGCCTCGGCTATCTTATGCAAATCCTGCAGCGCACGCTCCACTATGGGCACATTCTCTTCCGGCTTTGCCTCAGGCACTGTTGACTCCTCGCCGAGCTGATTCTTGGGCAGCTGCTGTATGCCAGCAGCACGACAATAAATCTGTCGTAGTATAGCCTGCAGTGGACTCTCCACTGCCAGTATGGGTGACTGTCTGGCGGCAAACATATCCCAAAGTTCTGGCCTTGGCTGCACTGTCTCCACTTCAGCTACaggcgctgctgttggtggcgtcggtgtgggcgtggcttgcACACTGCGCTGCAGCGCCTGCTTGGCATTCTCCATGTACGAATCGATCTGACGCAGATGCTCCGCTATGGACTGTTGAATGTGCGCATATTTGGCCTCCAGCTGCGCAATCTCCACATGCGCCTCGTGCTGCTCATAAATGCCGCCCTGGCGACGCGTTTGCTTAGCCTGATCCTGCTCCGCTGAGCCTTTCGCGCGTGCGCGCAGCTGAGCGGGCGGTgttggtggcggcggcagcggagGGGGCGTGGGTATGCAGCTGGAATTGCAGGGCTTGGGCTTGTTGCTGTCCTGGCGCTGCAGCTTGATGCCGCTGGTGGCGCTTAtgtaagtgggcgtggcctcCTCCGGCATGGTGTGTTCCTGGCGCAAATAATCGCAGGCTTCGCTATAAATGCGCTGCGCCGTCGCCTGCAGCGGTTGCTCCTCcgtgctgctgatgctgatgggTATGATGCGCGTCTCAGACTGCGATTGCAACTGGGACTGCTCGGCTGGTGTGGTCATGGCCAGCACCAaagccagctgctgctgctgcttagctgcCAGACTGTCAATTACGGCGGACGCTTCACTTGGCAGGCTTTCCCTAacggcagcagctgtgccCGTTCTTTGCTTATCGCTTGGCACTGCTGGCAGCGGCATGGCTTCCAAATCGATGTCAACCTTGTGCTGCTTCTCCTCCTCGCTGTCGCCGTCATAGCAGATCTTTAGCTCCGTGGCCAGTTTAATGCAACGACGCTGCAGCTTTGGTGTGCCATTGGCACTGCGTGGTTTGGGTGGCGGCAAATCTGTGCTGGCGGCTGTTACGACTCGTTTTCTGCTGCGTCCACGCTCCAGCGAGTAGGACTGACGCTTAAGACGCGGACGATAGGGCTGGCTAGCTggcaaagtgggcgtggcagcgcgTCTATGCGTCAGCTGTTCATAGTACTCGCATTTGGGCGCCACTAGGCCAATGTCCGCATCTGCTGCTTTGGTTTCAGGTGCCGAGAAGCCCTTGGTCTTGGGCGTCACCTGTTCCTCCTCACTCTGCTTGagttgctttggctgcggTGCCCTTGACTGCTCCTTTGgacgcagctgctggcgcaacTGCTCCACAGTTGGCTCCGGTATGCGCGTGGGACTGTTGAACTTCTCACGCAGCGCATCCACGCTGTGCGTATGCGTGGGTGAGGGTGTGGGCGCATGGCTGGACACAACAATTGTTGGTGTCTGCTCCAGCTCTGTGGGCGGCCAGCTATGTTCTCGCTTGGGCAGATGACGACGCGTGGACATGCGATTTATGCGCATCACCGTCTCCCGATCTATGGTCACCTCATGCTGCTGGCTAAGATAACTTGTCTTGATCTgatccagcagctgctggtgcaCCGCATGATGCGGTGATGTTTGTAATTCGCGCAGACGCGCGCGACTTTGTCTGGGAGCAGCAAAAGAGTCGCCTGCATTTTGAATAACTAATTGTTCaatcaatttgtatataaacaaattctcTGACGGCACATACTGTTACTGtgggctgtgggcgtggcatattGTTGAATGTCTTACACTGTTTCATTTTggtatttgttgtttacaattaacaaacaattagtCAGTTTTATTAACTTACCGCATTTTACTTgttgctcctcctcctcgacGGCACGAAGAACGGCAGAGTTGGCCAAGTTCAATGGCTTGGTGATTTGTTCGTCGACTTCAAtcctataaataaaagcaataattattaaaataattaattaatggctATTTTACTTCTTTCAGTTCAAGTTCTACTCGCGCCAAATGAGTTTTCGCTACTGAGCGGTTGACAGTTTGACAGCAAACGCTCCTAACCGCTAAGATAGCGGCTGTCAAACTGCACACAGTGCTCACTGACAGAAGGTTGTTAATTTTCAGCGTGTTTTGCAGCTGTCAGCTTTTAGCAGGCAGCATATGCTATTTTTAGACACAAGTTGGCGCTGCTTTATCTGCTAAAGTGTTGAGTTAGTCGAATCATTTCAACAAGACCGTGTGGCCTAATGGATAAGGCGTCGGACTTCGGATCCGAAGATTGCAGGTTCGAGTCCTGTCACGGTCGCAGATAagtaacttttttgttttttttttattttatttaattgagctAGCTAATCTATTTTTGtatatgaaaattgttttgtcaTATGCACGCGCTAATTGAGGGCGAGCGTTGCGGGTCGACAATTGTTatggctgcttggcttgccAAAAATGCTTGCGACATGTCCGAGATGatctgtatatatttataagacGTCTAAACTATTGGCAATCACATGCTAAAGTTGAAAATAGTTTTTCCAAGTTGAACGAGTGTGTCGTCATTTAGAAACTGTTACTAAGTATATGGCAAAGTTCGACTGTAAACgtggctattgttgttgctgttattattgttgttgttagtttcgCTGCTGCCCCCATGAGTCAGACACTGGCAATGGCAGGCAGTCAAAAGATGCATCAGAACTTTTGGCTAGGCGCCTGCATTGTGTTTgttgacattgttgttgtaatcgttgttgcaattgttgttgctgttgttgttacaccGCATTGAGAGCTGCGTGTGACTCATCGATCATTAGAGATTTGTTTGGGCACTTATATAAACTTGGTACAAACAAGTATCTAACAGATGTGCGCCACATAATTAACGTACATGGCTGCtggagagctgctgctgctgctggtgctgctggatGCAAGGTCGCTGGAGATTGTTTAGTTGCCACAACTTGTGGACAAAGTTTCTTTCGGGCGAACTTTGGTTTATTGAAACGCACACGCGAACGCGTCTGGTTGCTCTGGCAATTcgcaattggcaattggcaattgacAATATCGagtggcaacacacacaggaAAGTATCTGAATGTTTAGAGCGGTGCACGTTTTGTCGCACGCATAGACAACGAATAACTGACCAAAAGCTACTTTAAATTGGCGAATGTGGCGCAGTTTAGGCCGgtttatttaaacaacaattgcaaacaacaattgccagaGATAATGCTGGCTAAagagcgacaacgacaacggcgACAgctaaagaagaagcagcagcagcagcatcagcggcagcgcaagcaaatttcaattataaagtATCTTAAAGATACGCGCACGCTCGTTGTCTTGCTGCTTGCTACTTATGTGTAGCTTTTggtaattacaattaaaagtCAAGCACTTTTAATTGTACAGCGTTTccttctctgtgtgtgtgagtgtgtgcatgGGTGtgtgcaaaacaaattgaaagcaactgcagctttagctacaaatcgccagcagttgttgctgttgctgctgctgctgctgatgctggtgGCAGCGCAGTTGGCGTTAACGTTGCGCTGCAGTGCACAGCGTACGCTATATCATGCACTATATAGcgatgcacatacatatataaatgcatataatacACTCTCAGTACATTAATGTCTTTTCATGTGCACCTGTGCTGCATacacagcggcagcggcagcagcagcagatacaaGATATAATGGCCACACAACAGTCGCCCCCCCACCCCACTGGCTGTTCGCTGCCAAAGCAAGCGCCCTTCATATTGAGGGCTAACTAACTAACGCTAAAAATTTGCCTTTGAGACTTTGGCAGCCCTTCGCATTGCTAAAAACTTTACTGAGAGGCTTAGTTTGAAAAGGGGGCCGCGGGGGTGTGGTTGCTGATTTAGTCTGATTCGCTTTCATCTTTACACATTTACGCATTtctataaaattatgcatttaaatgtataatcattttcatttgactTACCCGTCGGCCCCAAAGGCCTTCAGTTCCCGATCCAGCGTGGCCTTCACATTCTCCTGGGAGTAGAGGCCCATGGGtgaattgaattgcttgtGCACAAGTTTGCGTTGTACGCCagccatgttgctgttgtttttgttgctattgctgctgcttcggtaTTGCTGTTGACTTGAGTTGTTttgagctttagctttagccgctgctgcttctgtttgCTTCCACTTGCTGGctttcttttctattttctatataaagtCTGCTGCCTGATAGAGCTGCCTTGTCGCTGCgaaacttttaaattattgttgataaaaaatattttaaaaatttcacatTGGCTgcttatagttgttgttgctgttgttgttattgttgttgcctaatAATTTGTACCGCTTCgaacaaaagtattttttatagttgtaAGCTTAATGAAAATATCGTTAATCGTGTATCGTTGCTGTTCGTTCTGTAATTGGAAACAAAACACagacataaatattataattgttttaaatgcactCGGTTGAGTTGATGAATTACACATTATTTATGGTTGTCACATGCGTATGCGTAAGCCCCTCAAAAGCTTTATTTCCTGGCCCACAATTTCCGCTTGTTATGCTGGATTTtgtgcacaaatttatttgcctcttttttgttgtattaattttaattattcatgTCAGCTGCAATATGCAAGAACAATGAATCCCTGCTGACAACTTAATCCCACATTACGCATACTTATAACGTTGATGGCATTCttctttgtatttttcatttgcactCATTACCATTAAGGTTTATGCTCATTATGCACCTATGTGCTTTCTTTCTATGCCTTTTGAGTTGGGCTTCTGCTAAGCTTTGATGTGCTTTGAAAAGTGGAAAAGGCTGTGCCAGGCAACGATTACATGTCTCAACTCAAATGCCATGGCAAAGTGTGTGCTGCAGTCGAATGAGAGCTAACGCTTTTTACTATGAATTTTTATACTCGCCATGTGGTTGCTCTGGCAACATTACAATGAGCCGCAAAATGAGAAACAAACCGTAGTATGTAAGCCAGAAATTGAAGTGTGtgcaacaagtttttgttgctgctcaaagTTTTAAATTGGTAACaagaaatttgtaattttagtGAACAAAGTTTTTTAGgcacacaatttaattacagGTGCTCagtaattgaaatgcaacacacacacacgcacacaaccgcaaatatatttgcatataattttccACAAATGTTTTCAGTTAAAGCTCAAATGCTTCAATGTCATATATATAGCTTGACTAACTATAGATATATCTATATTTCCATTATAAAAGCACTGGAAGGCACTGTCTATATGCAGACTtctatatgtttttatatatgtaagcgCCGAATGACACcaatttctttaatttgtgtaggctttacagctgctgcaaacaaattacaagctatatatatgtatatatttaaaatttgcgcTGTATcctatatatgcaaaatatatatttagagagagagactcaCTACTgtcacatttaaaattgtattctAAACTAATTTGAGCAGCACTTTTTGACTGGCgaaatattgttatattttggtATATGTGTTAAAAATTTCTGTGCATATACTTTTTTgtgtttcaatttgttaaaaatagaCAGCACCACGTATTTAGATTGAAATATGCTCAATTCGTTTTTGTCGGCTATACTAATAATTTCTGCTGTATTTTCAGACGCACACAGGCCGTTTCGCTGAGTGGTTTCTTTAGTACAATTTTGCTCAAAAGCCAACGAATTCCCGCCTTCTGTGTCaccttaaataaaattagcaagctttcagttttcagttttccgttttgttttgcttgttttgtgtttttgagCATTATACACAGATTTGCGTCATTTCTTGATGCCTTGTCGTTTAGCCCAGCGCACACACTGCTAACGAACATAATTCCAATGTTAAATTGGTCTAGTGCATGCTTGCAACTAAAagcgaaattaaaaacataatacaaataataaacagatTTTATGCTGGGCAAGCTGAAGTAGCGTATAAATTAGCCCAATGTGCTGGAACTTGAAATACTTGGGCATGGAGTTTAACAGTGGCGCTGTTAGGCGTTAACAGCATCTGTACAGCGGCTGCTGATCGTTAACATAAACGAAGCAAGCTCTGTTGgcgaaataaaaaactgtATATAATGTTAAGTTAAATAAGTTTaacttacatatacatatacccCATTGTTGCATggaatttaaagtaaatgaaaatgctagcaaaatgtaataaaatgcttagctctgctcgcttgctctctttctctctctctctctctctctctctctgttagTCTTTCACTCAAACTGGCCAAACACTTGATAAAATGCAAGTGTATGAGTGTGGGTGGCCTGTAAGTGAGCGCAagtgctgcatgtgtgtgtgtgtgtgtgttttatgtgcttgtttgtttgcttgtgtgtgtgtgtgtgtgtgtgcgtgtgttttgtTGCGCATTTTTGTGCGTTTTAATTGAGCTGCACACAGCTGTGACCTGCAGCTGTTCAAATGACCAACTTATGAGCTATTcctacatacacacacaagtgcaCACTTACACGCATGTTGAATATGTTTACATGCGTGTGCGCCTCAAAGTAGGCAGCAATTATGCTGCTGGCTAAGAGCTCTGCAAATTAATCaacatttaatcaaattttaaatagttatgCTATTGagaatgcaaaataaaaaaagcctGCGCCCACTTGATGATCCAATTAAGGTTTTGCActcacatgcacacacacacagacacacacgcatatacaTAAGCAAACAGCTGTACTTAACGCTGCATTAAAGTGGTCCATGCGCAAAAAttcgcataaaaaatgcaacgcaaaaagcaaacacatagcaacaactacagcaaaaacaataaaaatttgtggCGTTAAGGCTGCTGAgcctgctgtgtgtgtgtgtggcaggcgGCTCGTGACCACCCATAGAGatacaaaatacacatacGCACCGTGTGCTGTGTATATATCTGTTTGCACATTTGGCTTCAttcttcttctctttttttgtatTCTGCTCGTTTTTCCGctatgtggcatgtggcatgtgtgctgctgttattgctgGCCAAGGCTATGGCAACAATATGCGATATATGAGCAGGCAGCCCAAATCAGGTGCAAATATTGTTGCAACTGCCGTGTGTATTAAGTGCCAAAGGTATGcatgcgtgcgtgtgcgtgtgtgtgtgtgtgtgtgtgtgcgcgtgtgtgtgttataccTGTAGCTATAATCAATGCGTAGCGCTTAATGCTCGCCCAAATGCTTGTCAGGcatttgttgatttaattattagccAGCGGGGCGTCATgtgtttagtttgtttttagttggaaacttagcaaaaataattcacTGCTAGCTTTTCACGCTTGTGAGCTCTTTATAAACGCTCagagcatttatatatttgctatttgtttatgattaatatgcatcagcatttatttttggcttaaagcaCCAAAACTTACCGTCCGTTTGCAATTTGGCGTTGCTTTTAATCCAATAATGCACTACAACCGCCAAATTGTCAAAGTTCGTAATGTTCTCGCGTACGTGCACCTGTCGCTGTCCCAGTCGCTGTCCCGTATCCAGCTAAGTCCAAGACACTGCCAAATTGCAatggcaattgcatttttattgctgtgcaGCAAAACTCACACCGATATGAACAAGACAAGAACATATTTGCGGTTTTCTTATACGGACccggacacggacacggactACGGCTGCACCACGTTCACCACGTTGGTGGTGGTGCAGCCGGCGTTTTGTAAGCGCACCCGTTAACGAACTAAACTGAACTGCACGCAGTCAACTCGACGCGACTCGATTCGACGCACGGACAGCAAATCGCaacatgaaaaattaaaataaaaacgaacaATTTACAACTTTACGCAATGATCGTGCGttctgcttttcattttttcatCATTCTACAATTTCACAtcttcagcaacaacaacaaaaacaacaacaacacagcagcaacagtttttttatgtgtgtggtgtgtgagTGAGAATGCATATGGCTGCCTATTATATTTACAGTGGTGTCCAGTGCTAAAGTGCTTGTCTGTATTATTGCAATGTACATAAGTaagttttgtttaactttcaCGCCTGAGgttatgctaaatatatttaaattcaaatttgagcAACTTTTAGTCAAAGGTCTTGTTTATCGCccataaacatttaataatagcTCATtagttgcatatataaaataaataatggcATTTGGCAAGCgctcaaatacaaaaattataatcttGCAAGCTGTGACGCCACTGTAAAGataaactctctctctctttctctccccACTCTCTAGACAAACATTCGAAACACTCAAAGTAAATTTTCTGTGAAAATAAAGCGcgaaaatagcaaaatagaattgaaatatgaaataaaagcagcagaaataaGTTTGAAATGCCGTCGATGGATCTCAGCTACGACACTGCAGTCAACTATagatacacatatatgtatgtatatgtgtgtatataccaatgtatgtatgtatatgtgtgtgtgtgttacagaATTTTTACTGCTGGCTGTCTCCACAAAACGCGTCTCTAATATTCTATTTTTGAGTTcaattctttatatataacattagcttgattttttatttatattttttgttgtttgtctgccacaacagcagcaacaacaacaacaacaactatgtCAGCGcggtttgctttaaaaaatgtataaaaaatgatacacacacacacgcgcgtatatataaaagaaagaatatatatattttgttggtcCCATAAAAAGCGCATTATGTCGTTTAATTGCAGCCAAactgctgcaattttatttatgcttcaTTCTTGCTTTCAGCTTTTTCagctgttattatttattgtgccGATTTTTCgtaaatttataattctttttttgttggttaaatattttttgtttgctcaacagCTAATTGCGCTTTAAATGCTAATTAGCTTAcgttgctctctctttctttttttaaaatttttttgtattcaatGTGTGTCTCTTGTGGCCAATTTTATGgctgcaaaatattaagtatacgcttttcatatatttttttgtgttctgcagcatttttttatttcttttattatcattttcatttcattcaattaaattttgattgcaCACACTGCACAGACAACGAAATTGGTGTCAGGCTCATATAGAATTTTGGCTTTGCAGCTTTTCATATGCAACACACtcgcacgcacacgcacacacacagagaaacacttgacacacacacacacacacacacagagagacacctgcaattgcaattttaacgACTGTGAAATTTGCTGTCAGCCTGTTCAGACTGTGGTGtgtatggctgtgtgtgtgtgtgcgtgtttgtctAAGTTTTGGTGGTCACCGGTTCCCGATGCGAATTATAATTGTTACTCGTCGGTTCGGTTGCCTGCTCTCAACAAACCTAAAATCAACATTCAACACTTGCCGTAAGTTGTTTTCAGCCAAAAAGATGAAAAAAACACAgataaacttttgcaaaagcagcgcaatttcttaatgttgttgttgtttaatatagccgctgctgctgctgctgttgctgctgctggctgatcctcatgttgttgttgctgtggctttcatggaaaattgaaaagcgcTATGACACACATACCTacaataatatacatatatatgtatatttataccTTATACAAAGAGTGGGCctgggtatgtgtgtgtgcttataaattttgtctGTTGGTCTGGCTAATCATGTATTTTGATACAACACCCAAGTAAAAAGCAGCTTCGcaaaagccataaatatttagcacacacacacactgacagacacacacacacacacacacactgacagaCTAATATTTAGCGCTATAGCTATTGTATAGCTCGGAcctaattaacaacaaaacaacacacaaatcTTATGTACTGCTGTACCTTAtgtttgtgtgggtgtgagtgtgtgtgtgtgtgtgggcattTAAATACGTTATGTATGCTTTTCacatattcaatatttatttttagcttttggaAAAGCATTTTAAAGCTGCTGGTAATACCCTTACCTTAGCCAAAGGTGTGCTAAGGCCTTGCGCATTGCCAAATCCGCTGTAAGCTTGATGAATCCCAAGTTGCCAAATAAATCCGCATGAGTAGTTGCTCTAGCTTAAGCGTATTTGGTATTCGCTGCAGCTTAGCCTTGGActcttttgcaaatttaatcaGCCTGTTTACTGTTATTTCATATatgttttatgcattaaattagtatatttgagttttatgttttatgcaCATAATTTTTGGAATTGTGTGTACTTATTGTTGGTTGGCTCGGCCATTAGGCAAATCaacatttgtaattgttgtagtGTGGACCAAATGAGCCGCAAGCCACGAacgcagcataaaaatatacaaaaacataaatgcatatgtatgcgtatgtatatgtatgagcAATGCGTTCAGGCGCAACAATTAGTGCAAT
The DNA window shown above is from Drosophila busckii strain San Diego stock center, stock number 13000-0081.31 chromosome 3L, ASM1175060v1, whole genome shotgun sequence and carries:
- the LOC108599974 gene encoding uncharacterized protein LOC108599974 isoform X2; protein product: MRINRMSTRRHLPKREHSWPPTELEQTPTIVVSSHAPTPSPTHTHSVDALREKFNSPTRIPEPTVEQLRQQLRPKEQSRAPQPKQLKQSEEEQVTPKTKGFSAPETKAADADIGLVAPKCEYYEQLTHRRAATPTLPASQPYRPRLKRQSYSLERGRSRKRVVTAASTDLPPPKPRSANGTPKLQRRCIKLATELKICYDGDSEEEKQHKVDIDLEAMPLPAVPSDKQRTGTAAAVRESLPSEASAVIDSLAAKQQQQLALVLAMTTPAEQSQLQSQSETRIIPISISSTEEQPLQATAQRIYSEACDYLRQEHTMPEEATPTYISATSGIKLQRQDSNKPKPCNSSCIPTPPPLPPPPTPPAQLRARAKGSAEQDQAKQTRRQGGIYEQHEAHVEIAQLEAKYAHIQQSIAEHLRQIDSYMENAKQALQRSVQATPTPTPPTAAPVAEVETVQPRPELWDMFAARQSPILAVESPLQAILRQIYCRAAGIQQLPKNQLGEESTVPEAKPEENVPIVERALQDLHKIAEALDNEEQKQELLQLEHKQTPTAGEAQTVLIDEEEEEEEEKQAEEPDYKHVSDVIANYEQLAKSDTASSCTHEQLEHTEAGSAGAGAGAGSWCAICGECRDSPHGWGKINQADQWRFNNLQNELLTNYKATYEIRSPYVSRQISWEDAQQQQQQPKPEAEPKPQPQLQPKTETEPKPQPQPQLWRQRSEVQIITAPSSSSLEPEPVQWVRSRSPSPLPARKYPAPLIETAQRCSSPFGLNAVQSAATPTPTPTTLEAKYTHVPQLGQNTGLLVHTATQPLQLCLSSSSTLLAATPPATPRCNSQPPPFDFLLQHGQAPFKSLAASEDGELTQSTRDFSVNRSFDNVSPRPYIGIEGYKRVAWPPASEERIVREFTPQPQTQSPAPGAGGYYAQPATAPAATSAAPAQQQQYRAPSHDHYNQQQHQQPHQQHWQQPHQQQQQAHHQHQQQSPYQTSSGYQQQPHYAQQNGGAQYNAQPQYNSYSQPQQHQQQHHLHYSQDQTDLQHDYRGASPGIITLRKEAPVSQTPAPVYASQPAAVNYRGGSTSRGDMKWPPQEYKEAAAKENEERRQLALGPVCRPRRVNRQDYTGFFAKHQLNNTYPSYKVPPGTQHMFA